Part of the Odontesthes bonariensis isolate fOdoBon6 chromosome 15, fOdoBon6.hap1, whole genome shotgun sequence genome, CTTCATTCCGACTTCATATTTTTTCCATAAGTTAAATGGTGACATGAGAAACATAAAAGGAAATGACATACACAGGAAATTAATATTTACTTGCTATGCCCCGGGTTTAGCCTACCAGGAAGTGTCTTCTTCTCAGTACGAGTTTTTAAGAAATTCTTGCTGTTGAGTTTTCACAGCAAACATTGTCCTAATCATCTAAAACGTCCATATTTGTAACTAAACCTagtttaaaatgtttgtttggTGGATTAAATTGTAGCTTGGGACACGGCGCGAGAAGGCGCTGCCTGTAAGGTCCTACCTCGGGGGGAAATATCTTCACAACTGATCCAAACTCAAAACACAAAAGTGCACGAGCTGTCGCAACGACAGCGTGCTGTCTTTTTGAGCAAGAATATCTTGAATTTATGGAGTATTCACTTCTCGAAATCCACTCATTTCGATAGAGAAACGAAACAGCGGGTGGCAATGTGAGTTTTTCCGTTTGTTTCGCACTCAAAGAGCAAGAAGACGCAGAGGACGTCAGCAGAGCTGTATTGTGACCTATAGCGGCTCACTGTCGCGCGCGGCGTAATTATCTGTTGAAAACTTATCTAAGATTTTAGATTGCAGTGCCAATGATGCCAGTGATAGAGCTGCCGGAAGCAACATGACAACACCGAGATGGATATCTTCGTGGCTGCCTCTCCTGCAGCGGCCCTTCACACGGAGCTGTCCGAGAGCTGCGACCCGCAGACTCCTCCACCCTCCCGAGCCCGCCGCCGCCGCGCTCACGGCGGCTCGGAGAGGCTCGTGCACCCCGCAGTCCAGGGCGTTCGGGCTGTCTGCGTGCAGACTGAAGAGCACCGATGACTTCTACAGCAGCGGATACacacatgatgatgatgatgaggaggaggaggaggaggaggaggaggatgaagattACTTAAAGGACAGTGAGGTGGAGGAGCTTTTTCAGCAGCAGGTTCCTACAGGGATCGGACAGGGACACCACAGGGTGTTCATTGTCCACCCTGATGTGAAGTGGGGCAGCAAGAAGCAGTATCTGACCACCGGTAGCTACAGCAGCATGCTAAAATGAGCCAGATGACAAAATGTATtgtttaaaggcctacagaaagctgacactacacccaatacattatgataatacatacacagaggaacaataatgatcattggactctacaccaaaacatttcataaacgcatgaaaatttgcgattttgaatttgccgcttggaaatccttcctggaattccagactgggggcggggcttccgtgtgacgtcacaggtgccatgggttttcctggctgcctctattagtatgcttgttgagtggtgaaggcaataaaacgttgggttcagtgcagtttttattgcgagtagatgtacgaagtgctgtgggtgcatgtgttgccctcagcagctcacaccaccggggacagaggaagcagagagacctggcggagagcggacacactctccgctaggtggagagtggaaatctcggcagatcgatcatcaagagccccgacgtggacatttcagggcaaccatcccgtggtgtgtccgctctccgccaggtggattccccctgagcgtccgcaccgcagggagctgaacacggtgggatggctccggctgatttcaccagagaggaggcaggcggacagggtgacacagacacaagaccgcgggtctctctgcttcctctgtccccggtggtgtgagctgctgagggcaacacacgcacccacagcacttcgtacatctactcgcaataaaaattgcactgaacccaacgttttatatttccaagcgacgtcccgcggcacacatcgaaatttgccgtgaagaagctgtccaggtctggcaaactgctggcttcgctactagaactactgggggttgttccagcagctggcactcgcgacgtcacgcacctgtcgttccagtttgccaaattcgagtcaaatgtggtgatagtttattgggcctaatcaggactatccaggggcctaaaattattttaaaatcataaaaaaattccatggtatataaggaatcgatctgctatttcagttttgtgcaaaaaatcacctttctgtaggcctttaagatCTGAAATAATTGGTGCATTTGCAGCTGAGCTGATGATGGCTGAGGCTGTTGGGCTTGTGAACACGCTGGACAACTGGACAGTTGTGGACAAGATCATCCTCTCCACCAAGacgccagagaagaagaagatatTTGGCAAAGGCAATTTCCAGTCTCTGACAGGTAGTCCACTTACCTGTAAATCTGTACACCGAGTCCGCATGCGTGCACCTAAAGTGAAACATCTGTGCTCCGCACCCCCTGACAGAGAGGAtcagacaaacagctggaatCACGGCGGTGTTAGTGAATGTGGAGCGTCTGTCCGCGCTGTCAGAGGTGAGCATGTCTGAAACTTGGTTTCTGGCTGTGCCGAGCGACGGCTTTCATTCACTGTTTATTCTTCCTAATCACTTCAGAGGGAGTTTGAGGAAGCCTGGGGGGTGAAAGTCTTGGACAGATACTCAGTGGTTCTGCACATTTTCCGCTGCAATGCCAAAACCAAAGAGGCCAAGTTACAGATCTCGCTGGCAGAGGTCCCCTTGTTAAGGTAACTGtaaatctcccatttttttttctcatctctcATGCTGTCCTCATGTCAGACTACGATGCACCACTGCGTTAAATCCCACTTTGTGTATGATCGGCAGGTCTCGTCTGAAAAACGAAATGGTGAACTTGGATCAGCAAGGTGGAGGATCAAGGTACATCGGCGGTTCAGGTACACCAGCATCACCAGCCTCTGTGAGCCCCCGCCCTGCTGGGTGGATGCTAGTTTCGCTGTAATGATGTGTCGTTCCAGGAGAAACGCTGTACGAGGTCCAGCAGAGGCAGCTGAAGGAGCGGGAGATGAAGATTCGCTCAGCTCTGGAAAAACTGCGCAAAAAGAGGCACCTCCTGCGCTCTCAGCGTAAACACAGGGAGTTCCCCATCGTGTCTGTGTTGGGATACACCAACTGTGGTGAGAGACCGGAATCAAGCCAAGTCTTAGTTTCATATTGCAGTGTTTGATCATAATTAGGAtgccgttttttttcttcttttcttcatttctttGTATCTTTGCCTTCATTTGTCCAGGGAAGACGACTCTGATCAAAGCTCTAACCGGCGACAGCGGTCTCCAGCCCAGGAATCAGCTTTTCGCAACCCTGGATGTGACCATCCACGCCGGCCAGCTGCCCAGCCGCATGACTGTGCTGTACGTGGACACCATCGGCTTTTTATCCCAGCTTCCGCACCAGCTCATCGACTCCTTCTCCGCCACCCTGGAAGATATAAAACACTCGGTATGGAACCAAGTCAAATTAGATCACAAAATGGCATCAGGGACTTTACCTTCCATACACTTTATCGTAACGACTTAAAACTGGATTTGGAAGAAATAACTTTTACCAGGTGAAAACATGTAAGAAACTTAAAAGTATTTAAGTCCCAGGACAAGCAGACACGTAAGAGATGCCATGACATGTCTATACAGCTCAAGAGATCAGTTTTCAGTGCTGATAATCAGGAGAACAGCTGACACGATAAAAGAGCCTTGCTGAAGAACCACCATAGGGGCCCCAAGTGCTCCATCTGTGCATCAATAAGAACCAGAGAAACACTCAAGTGAAAAGGAAAGTACACCCTGTTccaattctaaggttttacatatcaggatGTAATAAGAAAATTACCTGGTGCATAACAGGTTTTGGAATGAGGTAAATATaacttcagatgaacaacaacacatgatatATTACactgttattgtttatttaacAACTAAGTCCACCTTTACTGCTTCCATAGGAATTGAGatgttaaaggcagggtaggggatctttttctggaacatttatttacatattgcttgaaatattcttcacacccccattgcaaccaattaattaaaagttttgacacaaatatgaaaagttttagtggcctctagaacgtacaatctaggagaAACAGTATCCagtcattgtgaacggaccgttcacaatgattggatactgatgccgtctatcaaactgcaatctgctcctccctccccctccttctccctgtgcgcgtaccctgctccgtgaacgtccagaagcttggcaggaagctaaactagagccagcttggctagcacctagcattattaaacgtatagttagcatactaaatacggcaacgatcgatggttgctgtcagaacagcgctcgtgcaccttcgtgctcgtgcgcgttcatgtactctagaggcgtgccttcgggggaaaagtgaagaaaagggttgggactttttacctgtgtattttcaaaatgcagcttcgctggactcaaaatccaggatctcctaccctacctttaagtagcAGGcgggtgctgctaatcaaaccCACTTGATTTATTAACTGATTATCatcaagtgtgagcacctctataaggttaggttaggttaggttaacTTTATTCATACCCAAAGGTAGATTTGGTTGCAGTTAAGAGAGTTGGCtgcttaaacacacacagacaacattTAGGACAACAAAACAGACAGTGAACAGTGACAACAGTGCTCCAGACATGGAAACATGGTTAAAAAGTATACAGAAGGGTATTAGTATCAAAAGACCGAAGATACAATACAGAACAAAAGCCATCGTGGCAGATACAAAAACAGAtcagaataaataaacaaatagatTAGATTAAGGAGGCTTTACAGTCAGTaagtaaaagcagaagttttaacAGTTTGCTGGTGTGGAGCATTCAGCCGTGTGTTAACTTGGATGACGTCATTgctcggctaacttcacacggagtttgcaacgactagttttgtgcaacatggcaggatgtTTATCAGATTTTGTCGACGTGTACGACAACTTTGAGTGCGATAGACGTCCTTACCGTCGGCGCGCAtcaatgacgtcatcccactagacgcatgtgtagaaagctccCGATAGCCCAAAataacaacacggcagctctgagctaacagtgcgaTAGTgggcgttcattcattcatatggcttaaagtattggtgaaataaagacagataatgccttattaagaggctgtattgtctatgccctattctctcccgttatatggatatacgccgatctccagtgatctaaatatcttccgaaggacgccgactttcaccaaactgttatcgttgagtagatgaacgtattgtatgccagaaataaggtttaaaaaaaacccgaaCTTCTCCTTCAAAAAGAGCAGCACATAAACGAATGCTACAAACATGAACTGAGTAAGCTATAGAGTGGACAAAATGTCCTCCACAAtaatgtgagagactgataataTGTTGTCCCCTGAAGCTGTATTTGCCTCATTTAAGACATGGTAAgaaccagattttttttctatgcCCTGATATGAAAAACCTTAGAAATGAAAGAGAGTGACTTTCTTTTTTATGCTGTCAACATATAGGAAGCATAGAGATATACCTTGTGTTTATATTCAATGATGAAATGTTCTTATCATATCTTTTAAGAGCTGCAGACTCAGTACTTGTCCTCCTCGTGCTTCCAGGATCTTTTGGTTCACGTCAGAGACATCAGCCATCCAGAGACCGTGAATCAGAAGGTGAACGTACTGAATGTCCTGAAGAACCTGCAAATCCCAGACAGGCTGATGAGCTCTATGATAGAGGTCCACAATAAAACTGACCTCCTAGAGAAGTAAGGGTTGCAAGCTTTCAACTGGTTTTATCAACTTactaaaagttttaaaaaaattagaaaACTGTAAGGGAGAGCATATTAAAATGTAGTCATCAATGATTCTAAAAGTTAGATTTCATGGTGGGTGGAGTGAGTTTTTTAACTAAATTTATGCTTTTAGAATGACATATTTACTCAAATTGTGTAAAGAATCGTTTTACTGATCGGTGGCCTTTTGTGTGTCTCATAGCTATCAGTCAGCAGAGTCCGACGTGCTGCCCATATCTGCTCTGGAGGAGCGAGGCCTGGACGAGCTGAAGACAGCAGTGGAGGAGGAGCTTGTAAAGTCCACAGGAAAACAAATTTTAAATCTGAATGTTAACCTAAGCACTCCTCAGTTAAGGTGAGGCTGaatctgttcctgacagtgcttttttttctttttcttcttttattttttttgctgatgAGACAACACGTGTGGCTTGTGTGTCCTCGTTCACAGTTGGCTGTACAAAGAGGCCACCGTTCAGGACGTGCAGGTGAACGCAGATGAAGGCTCGGCTGTTGTCAAGGTCATCATCAGCGCCGCTGCGCATGGGCGCTACAAGAAACTGTTCGGAGGTGCATGAGAGAGGAGGGGGCAAATAAGGATGAAAAATTATGCAGAGTTTAAGAAAATCCCGTATTTACTTGACAGTGTATTAAAATATCTGAAGGTACAACTTTGAGAGAGAATAAGacatttttttgtaaacatccactgaattcaattcagtttcatttatatagcgccaaattacaacaaatgccatctcaagccacttaaataatatagaccaattcaagccaattggagttcaattcattgtaatcattattaattaaaaaaataatccaattaattcatatagagccaattcaaaaacaatttcctagctaaggaaactaacagattgcaccgaacaatctcccgtcctgagcatggctgaggcgactgtggaaaggaacgactcccttttaacaggaagaaacctctggcagaaccgtTAGAGACGTTAGAGATGTTGGCAAAATATACAGTGTTTCAAGGTTGAGGGGTAAAAAACAAGACTCAATACAGACACTGCCAATCTTTCAGTTAAAATTCAGTGACAAAAGCTGAGAAAACAGGTTATGAGGTATGATGCGGTCCAATGAAAGTCGCTTAACGTGGAATGAAAATCACAGCTAATGCTGCTTTTTCATGTGACCGGAGCTCTTCCGCTGCAGTTTATGGTTCAGCGCGATCACCAGAGAGCAGAGCGGAAGCGGCCCCACAAAGTCTCCTGCTATAATGTTGAGGCCCTTGGGTTCCGATCCGGGTATCTGCTCCTCCAACCATTTCCTCAGACAATCCCAATTCCTGTAAGTCACCGTCCGCAAGGATTCCTTTTGGTTCTTGGTGATGTAACTTCTGTCGGCTGTCAGGTTCAGGCCGGACACAAAGAAGCCCTCTGTGGAACGtgggtagaaaaaaaaagaagaaaaaaaaatacatttgtcTCAGCATCTGCATGAAaacgcaagaggaaatgcacTTTAAACAAACTCACCTGGACGTCCCAGGTCTTTGTTCCACTCCAAGTACGTGATCACTCCTTGTGCTGTGTGCTTGTTGGCCCACCAGTAAGGGATGGCAGGCCACAGCTCCTGATATCTCGCTGTAAGCTGGGACTCGTAGGACAGAATGACCTGGTAACCAGATGCCCACAGACTCCGCAAGGTCAGGACTGATTCCTGTGGAGGGCCAGGTAGATACGTTAAGTCTGTGTTTTGTTTCAAATATGTGGAGTCGCTTGCACAAGGACAGGACTAACCTTTCTGGGACACAGCTTTGAGCCAAACAGCTTCTTCAGACAGAAAATGAAGGATTCGTGGCACCTGTCGTCCATTCCCTCAAAATGGCTGCAGGCGAGGATAACTATCTCCTTTGGGTGAGACTTGAGCCAGGTGGCAACAGATACAAGTGTTTCCTGTGCAAGAGGGACATTTAACTGTGAGCATTGCCAGAGCCCAAAACTAAAGCACTGAACAAAGCGACTTGAACTCACCAAAACAGTTAGATGTGTGTATATGACGTGTGTGAAGTAGAGGTCGCTGGAGGAGTCGTTGGGTTTGTGTGCGACACGGAGATCAAAGTAGCGAATCCCCATGGACAGCTGCTCCTGTATGCTTTTGTCCTGAGGGGAAGATGCTACATAGGTCTGTATGTTACAGTGAATGGCAACGAAATGTATTAAAGACCACAAAGAAACCTTTCTTTTGACAAATGATTACACGGAGAAGTCACTGAAGCACATTCCGAAGGCTTTTGTTACCTTTTAATGCAGTCGTGTTGCTTAAACGGTGCCGTAATCAATATTTTTAGATTTACAATGATCACACTACCGCAAACAATCTCTTATATTGGTTTCTTCAAACTTTGGACCATCTCAGGGGCCACAGCTCTTAACTATCATGTGATTTCTGGCTGGCTGGGTTCAGAAATGTCCACACCAATAACCCCTTAGCTCTACACGGTAGGTGTCGACACACTGCTTTGACTTCCTATATATAATACAGCAAAGTGCCTGCACCGGAGGAactgaaaaatgcaaaagaagacTTATAGCTCGGGCTACATGCCTGAAAAGATATAATAGATAAGCAGAAGCCAGGAGAATAAACACAATGTTCTCCTCTGAACCATTCAAGGTGTAATCTCAGTGGCAGGGTAGCCGACCACAGAAATCTCCCTGAAGAAGAACCAGCGACGGTCGAAGCTGCACAGCCTGTTGGCGGACCAGAACACGCCTCAGCTCTGAAAATAACTGACAGCGCTGCTAAAAGAACCGCAGCCTGCAGAGACCCCCTCTCAGCCAGCTCCTGACATGCCTGCTGCTCGACCAGAAGAACATGAAAACATTGCAGAGGTTCCTGTGTCGGCTGAGACCTCCCTGCCAACAAGCCCCTGCATCCAAAATACCTGCCTGCCTGTTGAACCAGAAGTTCCAGGCGCAGCCAAAGGACCACAACCTGCTTTGATCACTGTCAGCCACCGCATCTGAAAAGGCCATCGTAGTTTCATACAACAGTCTGCCACACATGACATTCTGAAACTGCTGCGAGATAAGGCCACAACAAACCAGCAGGCTGCTCAAAGCAACGCCAGTGCTGGAGGTGAGAACTTCAATCACTTTAACAACAAAACAGCGCCTTGCTAacggaggaaaagaaactgaCTTATCTGCTTTACAAAGAGGATCTCATGCATTTGTTTGCTTCCAAGAAAGCACAACAACTGGAAGCAGAGAAATAAGAAAAGCACACCACTGAGGAGAAAAGTCCCCTTGTAAATGAGGCGGAGCGGCTAAAACAACTACTGAAATCTCAGAAAGCTGAATATGAGAAGGAAAAAGAACAAACTACATGCAGACACCACCAACAAAGTCAGCCAGCTTTGAAGCAGATCTCAGTGCGGAAAAAAATCCGAAGAACAGAGGCTGAGAGCAGCTTAGACCATCAAATGAAGGACACTTCGAGAAtgaaagctgctctgctccaaATTCAGAGCGAATTTAAAGAGCAACAAAGCCAGTGGGAGGAGGACAAGTCCCGTCTCCTGGCTGAGCAGAAGTAGCATGAAAGCAGCTGTGATGGAGGCCCAGCAGGACCTGGAGAACCAGAGGCAGCTGTGGCAGAAGGAGAAGTCCAGCCTTCTGGAATCTTTATCTGCAATGACAGAGGCACTTGAAGCAAAAAAAGTGGAGAGAAAACAATCGTCAGAGGGCTTGATGGACGGAATGAAAAACTTGGAAGAGCTGATGGAGAACTTATAGAAAcagaaaccaaaaaaagaaatctcttaggaagagactcctccatGTCTTCAAAAGATCTGAAAAGATACCACATCAGTCCGACCTCTGCTAAACTCGTAAAACTCTTCTTTCCAAACCTTACTTTCAACCAAAAAACCTTTTTTCCTTCACCAAACCTAAGTCCCTAACTCTTAATCATTTACCCTTAAACCTGACATAGTTTCATTTATACCTGAACCTTCCTtattatttgatcttttttgcTCGATGTGTTCCTTTTACCCCAACCCCCTCCTCCGCCTTgctgttatttttcattttttttctcgtctttttcccttttttttcatgtaaattcataaaaataaaatacaatacaacaacaaaaaagttgaaacaatGTTGCACTGCTTTTTTTCAGCTATTTGGGTTCATTTCTCTTCATACAGCATTTCCATCTTCATGTATTCAACCCAGTTTTACACAGGTTTTAAAAATGAATACTGCAGCAATACGATTTCCCTTCGACgacaaataaattattattgaaTTGGATTGAATTTAATTCAACTGGATTTGCTGCTTTCAGGAATGACCTCCTGTATCTCTCTGTGCTACACtgtagctgaagaagccttattCTGATCTCTCCATTGTTTCAACACAACGTTACGTGGTCAGAATTGTTCTTTGTGTATATTAACTTGTGCAGGATTCTTCCTTTAACAATCAGGTCTGGGGCTCCAGAGCAgttcccagcacagagccagctttcTTTGTACGTTTGTTTGGTTTCTTTGAGTCtcagatgctgctgccccaacggATGGCTGCAAATCAGATTGCACCCTCCaccacagacttgtagaagatatgCAGACATCGCAAATCACCTAAATTTCCCCATCTTAAGAATACAATGAAATATTGATGAAATGCCTGAATTGTCTCAGTTTTCACCTGTTTGTTTCTAAAACTACTTAAAAGAAACTTTTGGAAAGGATTTTGGTTATGGAATGAAAAAGGTATTAAAATGATGGTGGATCTTTATGTAAAGGGactttcactttctttttaCTTTCTGAACTGCCACAAACACCAGAAACCATTTATTCGGGTATTTTCAGTTAAAAAGCAgtaacacatataaacatataacgAGGATCCCCtgggaaataaaaacattggCTAGTTTACAGGGGAGAGGGCTTGTATCATAACAATAAAGCCTTTTTCTAATACTATCCGCAACTGGCATTAGATAAATTAGAAACCTGGAAaagaaacatttacatttagatTGACGCTGGTTCACAACTACAAAAGCAGACGATAAATTCAAGGTTTTGTTTACTCCTATATAAGAATGTATGAAACTTGTGTAAAGCTTCCCAGTACTGCAGCTGCTCTAAATATACGGATAAGAAGGGAACTTTAACCCTAACTACAGTTTTGGAGAGGCGTCATAAAATGTTTCTTAGGAATGTTTTCATTTTGGAGTCCTTCTCAATGCCAAACTCTATATACTTGGAGTATATCTGAAGGAATTCATATGAACACAGAAATAAACCAAATAACCAGACTTTAAACTTTTCCAATCCAGGAGAGCTATTGCATTATATCGGCTATAAACCACAATACCATAATATTGCAATAAGTGTGCAACGTCTTCAACTTTAGTCCGAAGCTTCTGACCAAAAAAAGTAGGACAGTGCAACCAAGAAACAGGCACAAaacaaagataaacaaagtCATTACAGATAATGCAAacatgggaaaaaaacaaaaacacaacagttaAATGGTTGGGACGGTGAGATTTCTGGTCTAGTTTATCTGTTGTGAAATAATTGTGTCTCTCTCCTTCTTTTGATGGTCTAGACGTGTGGATGTTTTTTAATCTGATCTacaaataaatgtatgtgtATACATCTATTCAACCTTtataaaagtgtaaaaaaaaaaaaagtaaataaatttgGAGAACGTGGCCATACTCTGTAAACAGAACATGATCCTGATCAGAAGATAACATGAGAACAAAGTGATCCCTGTTAAAGATTGCTTTGCCTTCCTGCTCAGCTACATAAATGACCCTCATACATAAAGTCCCCTGGTAGTTGTGGTGCTTTAAACTTCTACATACCTGAGTGGTAGCCCATTTAAAAATGATGGGCCTTGTAAAGC contains:
- the gtpbp6 gene encoding putative GTP-binding protein 6, with the translated sequence MTTPRWISSWLPLLQRPFTRSCPRAATRRLLHPPEPAAAALTAARRGSCTPQSRAFGLSACRLKSTDDFYSSGYTHDDDDEEEEEEEEEDEDYLKDSEVEELFQQQVPTGIGQGHHRVFIVHPDVKWGSKKQYLTTAELMMAEAVGLVNTLDNWTVVDKIILSTKTPEKKKIFGKGNFQSLTERIRQTAGITAVLVNVERLSALSEREFEEAWGVKVLDRYSVVLHIFRCNAKTKEAKLQISLAEVPLLRSRLKNEMVNLDQQGGGSRYIGGSGETLYEVQQRQLKEREMKIRSALEKLRKKRHLLRSQRKHREFPIVSVLGYTNCGKTTLIKALTGDSGLQPRNQLFATLDVTIHAGQLPSRMTVLYVDTIGFLSQLPHQLIDSFSATLEDIKHSDLLVHVRDISHPETVNQKVNVLNVLKNLQIPDRLMSSMIEVHNKTDLLENYQSAESDVLPISALEERGLDELKTAVEEELVKSTGKQILNLNVNLSTPQLSWLYKEATVQDVQVNADEGSAVVKVIISAAAHGRYKKLFGGA
- the plcxd1.2 gene encoding PI-PLC X domain-containing protein 1, with amino-acid sequence MELHCQDWMSALPEELWDIPLTNLAIPGSHDAMSYCLDITSPLVRSESDLFRLLDGLFYCFTRPIIFKWATTQDKSIQEQLSMGIRYFDLRVAHKPNDSSSDLYFTHVIYTHLTVLETLVSVATWLKSHPKEIVILACSHFEGMDDRCHESFIFCLKKLFGSKLCPRKESVLTLRSLWASGYQVILSYESQLTARYQELWPAIPYWWANKHTAQGVITYLEWNKDLGRPEGFFVSGLNLTADRSYITKNQKESLRTVTYRNWDCLRKWLEEQIPGSEPKGLNIIAGDFVGPLPLCSLVIALNHKLQRKSSGHMKKQH